The Spea bombifrons isolate aSpeBom1 chromosome 7, aSpeBom1.2.pri, whole genome shotgun sequence genomic interval TCcagttaatgttttatttataaatataaaggaaaTCATTGTTCATACTTAAGAATGAGCCAGTTCTTCCCTCTGAAACCTATTCCAGTCCTCCTTTTTGCTGCGTAAATATTTAATCTATAGCTGTGTATCTGTGTGGGGTTTCCTTGTAAGTGCTGAGAATTCCCTGGATGTATAATTTGGTTCAAGATTGCTGTACTGTTCTGCCATTGGAGTGAGGtctcatgatatatatatttttgttttaatacaaGGAACAAATTGATTCCCGTCCCGTGTCAACTGGTAACCAAAACaaccatttaaaagaaaaccttGTATATGGCACCTGCTGCTGGGTATCAGTTACACATTTCCAAATAAAACATCTCCAATACTTTCAGGTTTCCACTTTATTTATACCGAATTTGCGATAttcccctaaaaaaaaacaaaactttttttatccCAATAAAGAAGCATCGCCTGCGTGCTTCCTTCCTTGGGCGCCCCATTGACTTGGCCGGTGCGACTGGCGATTGAAGCCAGTTAATTTATTGTCTCGATGCTGTCATATAAGGTATAGGATTCTAATAGCAGAGCCTGAGACAGTATCATGGGATCAGATCAAAGGCCCTTATGTGTAAAGAATGGACTATGTATGATCTAGTAGTAGATATGGAAGTAATTCTGTCTTCCTAAAATAGTTTACCTCTTCATCTTCTTTGTACTGTTCTCTAGCAGCTCCTGTTGCTGCCGCTGGCTTCAGACACATGTCTGGCTGGGTGGGTTAAGGCGATGGCGTGCTTAAGCTACAGAAATGTCAGGAAGTCAGCCCGATTCCGAGTGCACGTTATGATGGGTTAGATGTGGACCAGGACTCTTATCACCGGTCCCTGTGTACATTAATATGATCGGGGGCATCCTGTTTGGAAGTGTGAGATGGACCTGGTCAGATGTCTGCCGTTCATCCCCCAAAAGCTCCTACATGCCTCTTATTTGGGGAAAGCGCAGCCAAGGGTGTGAGGGTACAATGTCACAAAATATTAATGTGCGTCAGCTCTGTTCCTCACTTTCTTATAAGGAAGACCTCTGCGAGGCGGGTTTGGGTGGAGGAAACGCAGGTGGCGTTACGGTCAAGTGGTTTACTCTGCCATCCGTATAAAAGGTGGTTCTCTAACAAACTACCTGGCCAGGGCACGGTCTAAGCTGGCTGGTGTCTGGGAGGGATGGAGAGCGTCCCACATGCAGTCTGTCTTCAGTGTTTACTCCTGCCGGAGAAGGTCACAACGACCAAAATGCCCTAAATAGTAagattacaaataaaacaaaccgTAAACAATGGGCTTAATTACAGGGGATGCTGTGTTCTGCCAGCGTGGCTgtaaaaatactgtattgttaTACCTACAAAGTGCCCCCCCCAtgacagccctaaaagccccgataatgtgtatagaaccatataaaatatgtaaatgggATTGTACATTAAACTGTATACAATTCTTATAAATACCTTCATTACtaattaagtgtgtgtgtatatatatatatatatatatatatatttatagtgtgtGTAACGGAAAAACTCCCATCCCCCAGCACGGTTCGTGAATAAGCCCACCCGCATATGTCAGTAATTGCACACACGCCCATGTGACGTCATAACGTTGAGCTTTTTATTGCATACGAAATGTAACGAAAGTACCCGTTATAGTTACATACACGTTCTTTGATATTCACGGTACTCGTGTATCAGCATTCATGGAATAATACAGCAGGAGCTGGAATGACCTTCCTAAAATGGCGCTGTGACGCGTAATTGCTTCCATGGTGGCAGGTTCTATCACGTGACTAACCAACCCTTCCCTGTCATGTGATCTGAGCTCCTGTCACAGGCTGCGGGGTAGCAGTGAGTGGGGGAAGCCTCTGCGCTGCAGCATTAAAAGGATCCCGGTGAAGCCCCGCCAGTCAAAGTAATAGAAACCGCATAATCCGAATTAACAGGGTCTAAACATTTTCAGTAATAAGAACAACAAAGATACCCATAAAACGCCTGTCAGCTGACCTCACAGCAGATTAGATCCACCGAGATACCACCAAgacatttttattgctttaataCCAATTTTGTCACTAATTGAAGACTTGTTTTATGGCCTCGTTTTATGGGGCTCTCGGGTAAAATAAATGTCTTTTcggcaaacaaaatataaaattacaataattatAAGGGATACGCAGACAGACTGTGACGTCAGCTTTACCCCAAAGACCAATAAAGGACCCTAATGGGTTATGAAGAAGGTGTCCATCGATGCGCGCACCCGCAAATCATTAGAGCTAGCTAATTCCGCGCTCCCGCGCGGTAGAAAATGCGCGTGTACGTCTGGATGACAGGTCTATGGAGCTTTGGTGACCTTCCCAAGATGGCGCTGGGGCCCGTAAGTACTTTCCTAATATGGCGATGGCTGCATTCACGTGACAGATCAAAGGCTATGCCATCACATGACTTGAACCCACGTGATTCGAGGAAGCTGACAGGATATGGAGCACAATGAGTAGGGCTGAGGGGGACAGGGCAGTGGGAGTTGGCAGGTGATCTCTGCGCTGTGGTGTTTGGGTGAAGGGGTTCAGACCAAGTCCCAGAGATGCCCTCAAACAAGTCAGTGTCTGATGCCCCCATCACCCAGTTTAGGAACTGCAGGATCTTGAGGGACCATCAGTTGCAGAGGTGAGAGGAGGAGGGGGTGTTTTTTGTGGCCCTAACAGTGAGATCAGTGGGTTCTAGAGTGGcaattaaaggggcagagacACTTCAGAAGTAACATGTCCCACAATCAACAGCATTTTGTGTTATAACGTGTGATTCCAGGCAAATAAACGTGTTGTTAACGTGTGCGATGCGGCTCACAAAATCCTCCTTACAACACTGCAttccattaataaaatatagatttttttttgtataatgttatcattatttcttgttttatattccatagcgctgtgcGAGAATGGCTTCGTTGGCCCCGTACAGTTATAGTTgcacattgaattatacattatagagGGCCGGGCCTGCCCTGCCCTGCTCTTCGCACTGGAGACATTTGCCATTAACGGATAGTGAAGTGCAAGAGTTAATAcctcaactctccctttagtgaataaagcccattGGGACAGTAACTCACATTTTAAGTACAATTCTACTCCCTACGTCATCCCTTTAACTGATGATCAACCACAAGGAGGGGCAATCGTATATCTCCCAGATCATTAATAAGAGTTTACTGATGTTCTTTCCTCACTTTTATAGAGAAGACCTTTGGGTGCGAGAAGGAAAGATTCTAAACCCCGAGAAGCTGTTCTTCGATGAGAAGGCATCAGCTGATGTCCAGGTGGACTGTCAGGGCAGGATCGTCGCCCCGGGGTTCATCGACGTCCAGATCAACGGTAATACGGTATTGAGAGCGTTCTCTACGCCGTGGGGATCTTCTCATTCGATGCGTCAAATAACctaattgctttttattttaggagGATTTGGTGTTGATTTTTCCCAAGCAAATGATGATGTAGGAGAAGGCATTTCTCTCGTTGGTGGGAAAATATTGTGTCATGGTGTGACTTCCTTCTGTCCCACTCTCGTGACTTCTCCCTCATCGGTCTACCACAAGGTAACGTGTCTTTTCTGGCAGGGTCATCCATCCAATGATGCAAGGTTCCAATCCATGATACATACATTTCAGAAGCTGTGAAGAACCATGATAAGTACAATGTCAAGTCAATGTCATTGCCTGTCCTCTGGAAGAACGTCAAGGCATTGGTACAACTTGGCTCAAACACTAGGAACCAGTAACAAAGTTCACAACGTAAACCTCTAGGATGTTGGATCTACTAGAAGCTAATGTTTGACAAGATATTACTGAGGCTTTAAGGGGGTTCATCTTTAGCCGTGTTCGGTTTCTCGCATTGATCTATAAAATTGGATATTTCAGGTTCTTCCCCAGATCTCTGTGAAGGATGGTGGCCCGGACGGAGCGAGTGTGCTCGGTACGTTCTTGCAATATGTCCTCCATATTTGATCCTTGTTGTGCTCTTGTCTTACTAACTTTCGGACACTTGGCAGGTGTCCACTTGGAGGGTCCGTACATCAGTCGGGAGAAGAAGGGAGCCCACCCTGAGCGTTGTTTACGCTCTTTCAGTGAAAGAGGATTCCCAGAGCTTTTGGCCACGTATGGGACCTTGGACAACGTCAACATATTGACGCTGGCCCCTGAAATGCAGAGGAGTGAGGAGGTCATTAGAGGACTGGTACAGCGAGGGATATGCGTGTCGCTTGGTAAGAATGAAAACAATGAAGTTCTAAAGCCGTCGTAGGAAAACCAGCAAAGAATGACCCTGTGTATGACATCACCAAAGGACACCCAGGGCCAACAGTGTGTCTTGGTCCAATAGTGGACT includes:
- the AMDHD2 gene encoding N-acetylglucosamine-6-phosphate deacetylase, with the translated sequence MPSNKSVSDAPITQFRNCRILRDHQLQREDLWVREGKILNPEKLFFDEKASADVQVDCQGRIVAPGFIDVQINGGFGVDFSQANDDVGEGISLVGGKILCHGVTSFCPTLVTSPSSVYHKVLPQISVKDGGPDGASVLGVHLEGPYISREKKGAHPERCLRSFSERGFPELLATYGTLDNVNILTLAPEMQRSEEVIRGLVQRGICVSLGHSIANLSQAEDAVTHGASFITHLFNAMLPFHHRDPGIVGLLTSDRIPAGRTVYYGMIADGIHTNPAALRIAHRAHPGGLVLVTDAIMAMGLGPGKHMLGQQEILINGLNAYVAGTQTLAGSIATMDMCVRHFREATGCTVEEALEAASLHPAQTLGIQHRKGTLNFGADADFVLLDDRLNVNATYIAGQAVWEETSSS